The Palaemon carinicauda isolate YSFRI2023 chromosome 43, ASM3689809v2, whole genome shotgun sequence genome window below encodes:
- the LOC137633864 gene encoding octapeptide-repeat protein T2-like, whose protein sequence is MKERPRTGRGGTRKSDQGQEEAGHERATKGSQRRATKERPRTGRGGPRKSDQGQEEAGHERATKTKERKRWATKERTRTGRGRPSNSNQGKEEAGHPTATKERKRQAIQQQPRKGRGRPSNSNQGEEEVGHPTATKEGKRQAIQQQPRKGRGRPSNSNQGKE, encoded by the coding sequence ATGAAAGAGCGACCAAGGACAGGAAGAGGCGGGACACGAAAGAGCGACCAAGGACAGGAAGAGGCGGGCCACGAAAGAGCGACCAAGGGGAGCCAGAGGCGGGCCACGAAAGAGCGACCAAGGACAGGAAGAGGCGGGCCACGAAAGAGCGACCAAGGACAGGAAGAGGCGGGCCATGAAAGAGCGACCaagaccaaggaaaggaagaggtggGCCACGAAAGAGCGAACAAGGacaggaagaggcaggccatccaacagcaaccaaggaaaggaagaggcaggccatccaacagcaactaaggaaaggaagaggcaggccatccaacagcaaccaaggaaaggaagaggcaggccctCCAACAGCAACCAAGGAGAGGAAGAGGTAGGCcatccaacagcaaccaaggaagggaagaggcaggccatccaacagcaaccaaggaaaggaagaggcaggccatccaacagcaaccaaggaaaggaatag